Proteins from one Argonema galeatum A003/A1 genomic window:
- a CDS encoding MBL fold metallo-hydrolase, whose protein sequence is MPKQPRAVLDTIFAFPPNRDTLGATAYLIVENETNILVDCPAWDEENQKFLRDRGGVSWLVITHRGGIGKVEEIQRAFGCKVLIQEQEAYLLPKLEVNTFGSEFSLTPHSQVIWTPGHSPGSSCLYYSAFGGVLFSGRHLLPNLEGLPVPLRTSKTFHWLRQIRSIELLLARFSPETLNFICPGANTGFLRGKRAIDRVYQHLVSLDLDALLLAKAVL, encoded by the coding sequence ATGCCCAAACAACCACGGGCTGTCTTGGACACTATTTTTGCCTTTCCACCCAATCGAGATACGTTGGGAGCAACAGCCTATCTTATTGTAGAAAATGAAACCAATATTCTGGTTGATTGTCCCGCCTGGGATGAGGAAAATCAGAAATTTTTACGCGATCGAGGTGGTGTATCGTGGTTAGTTATCACCCACCGAGGCGGTATTGGCAAGGTGGAGGAGATTCAGCGGGCTTTTGGCTGCAAGGTTTTGATTCAAGAACAGGAAGCTTATTTGTTGCCGAAACTGGAAGTCAATACGTTTGGGTCAGAATTCAGCCTTACGCCCCACAGCCAAGTTATTTGGACTCCGGGCCATTCTCCCGGTTCTTCTTGCCTTTATTACAGTGCTTTTGGTGGCGTGTTGTTCTCTGGGCGTCACTTATTGCCTAATCTGGAAGGCTTACCCGTACCGTTGCGGACATCGAAAACTTTTCATTGGTTGCGACAAATTCGCAGTATTGAGTTATTGTTAGCACGGTTTTCGCCAGAAACGCTTAATTTTATCTGTCCGGGTGCCAATACTGGGTTTCTGCGGGGGAAGAGGGCGATCGATCGAGTTTATCAGCACTTGGTTAGTTTGGATTTAGATGCTTTACTTTTGGCGAAAGCTGTGCTTTGA